In Raphanus sativus cultivar WK10039 unplaced genomic scaffold, ASM80110v3 Scaffold3054, whole genome shotgun sequence, the DNA window ATGTacacataaaaaatattatcaaacatctatattagaaaataatatattctactatatatgtaaattataaaacattaaaaatatacatgaagtttttttataaaaccaacaGGTTATGAGTTTACATTGAACACAAGTCAAACAAAATATCCGCGCGGATCAATATATGATTtgtgcaatttttttttaaatctatacaAGTGATAAAATTATCGAAACAAACTGCACAAGTTATAAGATTTTAGATGTAGAAAAtacattttgaaataatttaataaaaaaatatattatttttttcagaaaatcaGATTGATCAGGACATCAAAACACCAGTTGGAATATGTGTATTTGTTTGGATTTCGTGTTTATAGAGttttagaattaaataaatacaatttcgatattgtaaattttttgaaagtttgagTCGGATCATCTTCGGTTCGAGTAGGTTTGTAGGAGACAAAAGATATTTAAGTAAACGATGTGTTTAAAAGATCATTaaatactttataaaaataaaagaaaaattcaaaatccgCTCGGatgcgcggatcaaaatctagttcatcTATTATAGAGGAACACATTGGAGCAAAAGGTTcatctattttttcttcttttttagagatttttattataGAGATGGGTTGAAGATGCTCATAGATGATAAAATTAGAGAAGAACTCTTTATCTCGTTGAAATTTATCCATGTGAAACGTGGAAGTCGGTCATACGTCAGTGTAAATACCATATTTGCCAGTTGAGAAAAATTAGTTATGAACACCATTTCTGAGATTTTTAGGGTCTTCGTATATATTATAAcccaaatcaaaaatttatacCTTTATGATGCAGAACCAATCTTATCCTACAAAactatcttgtttttttttctaatatccATCCTTATGACACTATCTTTTATTTCCATGTTTGTATATAACTCAAATTGGtagaaattttttcttttatagcTTCTAAATCTAGAAGTCATGTCTCCActgataaaatatcttatatttttgcTACACTTCAATCTTGTGAGGATCtccattttattattataatatttctttttaaatatacCACACGATCAAaggaaaataactaaaatcataactttttgaaatataactttttgaaatttttcaaaataaatagtCCATATTCGAGAATAACAAACATATTGAAAGAACTCAAAAATTCAAAGATAATGAACAAAATTTTTGACAAAACCACATTTTAATAGCTGGTGAATTTTAAATAGAGCATGATTTATTAATTCTTCATCTGCACTGCATATATACATATGgcaattaaaattttcagaaaaaataaatagctTTTAAGCACTGTTCATTTTAGTGgctaataatataatttattgattacatgtattttttttatatagagtagtaaatttgtattattttattggtatgtattttttttatgttaacaAAATTAAGGAATCAGTTCAATAAATTACAGGTATTCTCCTGAATATATTTCTGCCACTCTACATATTAAATTAGTCATTTTTGAAATGTGAAAGAAATCACCATTTAATAACCCGTTAAAAGTGtgacataattattattttttgacatCAAGCGGCTGTTCTTTTACTCACACAATAGGTGGTTTATGTAATTAGACCGGAATAGAAAAACCGATAAAATAGAATTCTCTATGAAAAGATCTAGCATTCTTACCTAAATAATCCGCAATCTGATTTCACGCTTATGGAATATGGGTGATTATAAAGTTCGGAAAGCATATCTGCAGAATCGCAATCCTTTCTAATTTGTTACGAAGTTTGGCCTGATCTTTAGCTCCTTGATCATAGCAATCAAATCCTTGCAATTTGTTCTGAAGCTCTGATATGTCGAATGCTGGAGTATGTTCTCCATCGCTTAACGTAGTGTTTCCAATTTTGAATGCATGGTAGACTCTCATCTGACGTAATTAATTTATAGCGGATTCTTAACTTAGTAGTATAAAACTGTATATGAAGTTTGACAGCAAGCAAATTTCactaatcaataaaaaaatccgttcaataaaaattcaattattTCGCTGAATATAATGTCAATTATTCTACTAGTTAAACCATTCAAAACTGAAATGATATATCATACCATTAACCACCCGTTTAAAATCTGCCGAAATCAGTTTCTAACAGATTCTTCCCTTACTAGTTAATATCTACAGAATATATGATATCTTTATTTTTGTAAGCAAATTTCATCTTTCCAACCCATACCATTTTAATTTCAATCTTGACAAGTAAAAGGAAGACTCAACGAAGAATAATATAAATAGAATTCTCCACTTGTAAAAGCGTTCACGTATCTCTTGTCCTTAAAGCAAAGAACTtgtctcttcttctccattcaAACTTCCTAGATCCAGTCACTCCTCTTTTAGACAACAACATAAACACAATTCACTGTTTCTCTCTCGATGAAGAACCAAAAAGAGCAAAACTCATCATTGTCGTCTTCATCACCGTCTCTAGTAGCAAAGCTTCTCAATGCACAATACCATCAGTTCCTTAATCTCCTTTCTTATTCCCTCATTCTATGTTGCGGCATAATTATCGGTATCCTTCTCCATTCATCTCTACAAGACATCTCTTCCACATCTTCACTCAACATCCAACGCATCTCTCAGCTCTTCCTCGTTTCCTCtattccttctcctcctcctccttctcctccttctccttctcctcctcctcctccttctccttcttctgaGCCCGGACACATTGGGCTAGAACAGTTTCTGAGACCGCCGAAGAAGACTATGCATGACATGGAAGACAAAGAGCTTCTTTGGAGAGCTTCAATGACGCCTAAGATCAAGAATTATCCTTTCCCTAGAACACCAAAGGTTGCTTTCATGTTCTTGACAAAAGGTCATTTACCTCTTGCTCCTTTATGGGAGAGATTCTTTCGGGGACACGAGGGTCTGTTCAGTATTTACGTTCACTCCTACCCTTCTTATAACCAGACAGATCCTGAAGATTCCGTCTTCCATGGCCGGCAGATTCCAAGCAAGGTCAGCTTCCTACacattttgatatatatatttttttctgatttttattttttagtgaAAAACGTTTGAGACAAAAAAAacgtataaatttttttctttctgattttgACAGTATTAAGCTGTCAAATTGATATTAAAAAGgtaagagaaaatattaaacTGATATCGAGATTCTAGAAATTTAATAAATGACCAAAAATCTTACACGcgaatttaaaagaatatactATGACTGTGATTGGGTaaagaattaaaagaaaaactaatattaaagATATCAAATTTCATAAGAGATAGTGAAGGGAATGTAGATTATCTTGCACAATACGGTTACTTTTTGTTGAATAAATTATGAACTATACCTTTTATTAAGCCGTTGTTTATGGTCCGTCGTCGGTGCCAGTGATGTCATATTATATAGTACTATACATTGCATGGTTTTTCTTTTCGTTCTTTTGGGGTCAATTATTGCATTCATGGTTTATTTTTTCATTAGTGAACTTAAGACGTTTTTTGCGAAGGCATAAACGCATGTACCTGTAAAGGAAGAGGGTtcttattagtattttaatttacatttagTTGGCACAAACGTATGTCTTAAATGAGAATATCttccaattaattattttccctaattttatcaaatttaagATTCATCAATCTTCTCTTGTGATATGATTTCTATTGCTCTTTAGGAAGGAAATATTGACAAAAGGTTGTTAACAATTTAGATTATTCCAACTCAatcgatgtttttttttttttcttggtccATTATTACACGCGGTCATTtgaatattgaattttagttaAGGGATGTACTGTTGggatatttagaaatatctgataCTTAATCCGATGTATAACTGAAATTGAATATAATTCGTAAAAAAAAAACGGGTCTAACTcgccggagggaactaccttgcaacgctcttgtcacccacacggatatgggccatgctttcggcccatttgaaaaactgggaggggcgtctatccgtgggcattccttccccttggggattagtctgggccttctgggcctgggatacccccaggttaaacaaaaaaaaaaaaaaaaaacgggtCTAACTTTGATACTCGATCTAACTTTGACCTACTAGCACTTTTACTCGATATCATTGCAATTTACTTGAGACATTATTTTGTCTGAAACATATAagtaatatctatatatactttagaaaaggaaaaaaaaaataaggcaGTATAacctaaaaaatattttttagttttggttaTATCCTATAAACTACTGTATACAGTATATGTTATGTTTAAAAACTGCagtatacaaatatattttgtttatagactaatcaaactaaataaattataaattaattaatttgttattaaataataatatataacactatagttatatataaattacataatatacaTGATCGTGTATACAACTATACATGTTTGCGATTTCTGTACACTTTTGATATTACAAGatttttagtttcttaattgtattgtttaaaattttaaaatagcttatatttCTTTCCCTTTTAGAGATCTTATATAAAAGTGATATTAtgctaaaattttatttatttaaaattaaaataatattttcatgttttagtaaatctaaaatttacaaacttTATAGAAAACTACATGTAGTTATTTTTACTACAAAATGAAAGAGCTTAAAAGATGAAGAATTCAGTCTGAATCAAACTAGAgtagataaaattttaatatagtagTTAACTTTTGTAAAATCGAAAAAATCGAACTGAAATTAGAACTGAATACTCCTAACTATCCCTGTTATTCTAATTTAacatttcattcaaaaaaaaataaataactatccctgttatttaaatttatatttttttatttactggCTGCTAATTCAAATTAATAGACCATAAGTAGattactttatgttttttttataaactcaaTTATGTTTTAGGTCttataacatatttttgaattattttattgataatgCAGAGAGTGGATTGGGGATATGTGAATATGGTGGAGGCAGAACAAAGATTACTAGCAAATGCGTTATTAGACATATCAAACGAACGATTCGTACTTCTCTCGGAATCATGCATCCCTCTCTTCAACTTTACAACGGTTTACTCTTACCTTACTAAATCAACTCAAACTCACGTCGAGTCGTACGACCAACTAGGTGGCGTTGGACGTGGCCGATACAGCCCTGAAATGAAGCCACGTATCCATCTACGACACTGGCGCAAAGGCTCCCAGTGGTTCGAGCTAGACCGTTCCATGGCCCTTGAAATCATCTCCGATGTAATCTATTGGCCTCTCTTTTACCGTTATTGTCACCATGGTTGCTACACAGACGAACACTACATCCCTACACTCCTCAACATCAAATCGAGCCTTGGTCGTCGCAACTCGAACCGGACTCTCACGTGGGTCGACTGGTCGAAAGGTGGACCCCATCCAAACCGATTTATCAGATACGAGGTGACAGAAGAGTTCTTGGTGAAGCTGAGGAGTGGTGGTGATGAGAATAGGCAGTGTTACCACAATGgagagaaaacaaatatttgttatttatttgcTCGCAAGTTCTTGCCCACTGCTCTCGGCAGGTTGCTAAGGCTTGCACCTACTGTTCTAAATTTCTGATAGTTCtctttcatttaaatatgttttttttcttccattttTTCAATGTAATGTTGTATTCTTttaactatacactaaaatcagattttcatttttttaaaaaaaatttcaaaatccgaGGGTtcattctaaaataatgaattttaaataaatctcttatatactgaaatttatattctttatttttgtttaaaaatatcaaaccacattcgacatttgaattaatgtattttaaactattttcattatatatagatatcattctaatttttaatatttaatttagtaaaatttcatatacccctatatcaatggaattagcattataaaatcttccttatctagagaaacggagactacaaaggttctaaactcttttgccatcatcttatgtcaatgctagatgaaactatacactaaaacaagattttcatatttatgatttttttttcacaatccggtgtgatagaaccaaaatcgggatcactctttcggtaatgttgatatggactctgatccggaaggatagagaactggtgggatgaacggtgacacaacgggttgcggaaggcccgatgatactaccagacttcagttgttgccggatgtgacgcaccggtccaacaaaggaaggatcgaaacttggagataacctcaccaagaaactagaaatgttctaagcaaagaacaaagagtaaaaactcaaaaagaagaagaaaattcgTTGATGTATTGCAATGACAAAGAGGGTACATTTTATAGTGTTTCTAGTCaaagagaataaaagaaaagtgcagaaaacaatgcatagaaaatataaaattgaccaagactagtcaaagttcggaaattgatgaagacttggcaaggttcattgactgtccaggttcatggagtgtccaggttcatgcagtgatgatcaggtcgtgcacaccatgctggaaaggatatggacacacgcgggacgatccacacatgtctgaaaTCTCGAGAACTAAACATCACATGATTTGTACATAgcataactccctcatctgaactccgtttgatctgattcttc includes these proteins:
- the LOC130506267 gene encoding glycosyltransferase BC10-like, with the translated sequence MKNQKEQNSSLSSSSPSLVAKLLNAQYHQFLNLLSYSLILCCGIIIGILLHSSLQDISSTSSLNIQRISQLFLVSSIPSPPPPSPPSPSPPPPPSPSSEPGHIGLEQFLRPPKKTMHDMEDKELLWRASMTPKIKNYPFPRTPKVAFMFLTKGHLPLAPLWERFFRGHEGLFSIYVHSYPSYNQTDPEDSVFHGRQIPSKRVDWGYVNMVEAEQRLLANALLDISNERFVLLSESCIPLFNFTTVYSYLTKSTQTHVESYDQLGGVGRGRYSPEMKPRIHLRHWRKGSQWFELDRSMALEIISDVIYWPLFYRYCHHGCYTDEHYIPTLLNIKSSLGRRNSNRTLTWVDWSKGGPHPNRFIRYEVTEEFLVKLRSGGDENRQCYHNGEKTNICYLFARKFLPTALGRLLRLAPTVLNF